GAATTTTACTGGAAGGAAGACAGAAGCAAGTTTATACTTCTGATAATTAAGAACTCTCGTACATGGAAGACAAAGAGACATGCTACGGGAGTCAGGCTCTACACAATGTTTGATCATGCTGCTCTTCTGGCCACATGTGGACTACTTATTTATCTGTAGTTGCAAACAGAGGCGGCTTTTTGCACCTCCAATTGATGGAAGTGCTTACTGTTAAATCACAGATACATCTACAGAGAAAAATCATTAATGATATTTTTATGGATGTATTCAACTACTTGCCACCAACAGATATCCTTCAAAGTTTGAAAGACCATAGTTAATAATCTCCCTCACTACAAAGGTCAGTGAAGAACATAATATACCAGCAAGAAATAAGTCACCAGATAAAGAGTCAAAATTTGTCACAAGTATACAGTGACTGAAATTGAAGGAGGAAGTGGTCCAAATAAAGCTGCTAGAAACATTATTTTTAGATACTTTTGCAAAAAGATAATAGCGAACTACAATGCATTTGGTATATTTTAATTCATCAGGGAACAGCAGGATTatattttggggaggggggggggggggagaatacatCTACACTTTTTGTTAAAGTGTAGATTCTGTACCACAGAATTTACATTATGTTACTGTTCACCAACATCAATCTTTCAATAACTTAAACAAGAAACTGGAAATAATTATAGGTTCATACTATATTAGCTCCACTAAAACCAGCTAACCATATAGCTTGAGAAAAATTATGTTAAAAAGTACAATACTAGGAGGAAATATGAGCTACACTAGTATACTATTTCACAAATTGAGCCCACAATGGCATGAAGTACAAAGCTATAAGACATTCTGATAACCTCCTCACAGAAATAcaactatcaacagcagcagacatgCACTTAATTTAGATTAATATCTATTTTCTTTCCAAGTTCCAAAAGTGTGAACAAGTTCTTGTATTGGAGTAGTTAGACATGTGTAAGTGGCCAGCaagtaataatatttattcaagcatgaaactgttttacagttgACTCCTCCCATACTAAAACCTTTATTGTGAATgtgatttacaaaatatttaaccAGCAACTTGAAGATGTCACACCGTATGGAATGAGTTGGGGAATCTCATGGTCAAACCTGGtaatttctaaataatgtaatagcAATGTGTGACTGCAGTGAAATTATCATGCCATCAAGCCATTATCTGGATATGCACTTCTCTCTTTCATAATAATCATGCAATTTGTGCTCTACAAATGTACTAGTACTATATAAAGCATGCACTCACCTGAAAGGAAAAGCATGTGGTCAACTAAAGTAACTACTGAATGTAAGGCATACAGAAGTGCATGAGCAGCTTGGAGTCTGAATTGAACACAATACTTTCCAAGTAACACAGTCTAGAAAAATATACTGCAGTTGTTAATGATTATTCTATAAGATCTAACAAGTATctatttctgaaaagtatttagTACTGTTCAACACTGCATATGAACAACACTATTTTgaacatcaaaataaagtaagacacTACACTGATATGAACTAAAAATGAGAATAATTTACACATACGTTTCCTGTATTTAGCAGTCTGTTTTGTAGAACTATGCAGTAGTTATACAAATATATTTATCTACTGTCCTGACTGCTTCACTATGTTGAGATGTGTGAAAGCTCTATGAGCCAAAGTACTACCTACGGTCACACAGCAGGCAGATTGCTAATCCAAAAACACTACTATGTTATACAACATACCAAGAAATTTATTTATCCTCCTCCGTACATTTCTGTTAAGTCCATCTGCACTCTCAATACCATCACCAGTAACAGGGTTACGACGGACTTCTGCTGAAAACGCAGAACATGCCACACCAAACATGCCATAGATTACAGCCCACAACTAAGTACACTGACACAGTATTTATAAAGCAGGCAAGAACAGTTATTTCAAACAAAGGGGTGGGCAGAAGGAAAGTAAGGTGACTGCACAAAACAACTCTAGTAGAGAATAAAGCTTCAGCAGGAAATATATAgttttcaaagaactgcaaataacTTTCTTCAAAGACTTACAATGAAATCCACCCCCCCCATCCccttttcactcccccccccccccctctctctctctctctctctctctctctctctctctctctctctctctctctctccctcccccccccctccacacacacacacacacacacacacacacacacacacacacacacacacacacacacacacacacacacacacacacacacattgtgtttTCCTCCAACATTCCCAAGTATTTCCCAGGTGTCTGAATACAAGTCTCAATAAACTGCACCATTCTCATGAGGTATATTCATGATTTATAATATACTTTATAGATGACTAATATTAACACTAAATGTGACTGCTTTTGCTTGTGAAATTTTACAAGCACAATCTGGGAAGATTTCAGAATTTAGCAcactgtaaaccccccccccccctttccagcaACAAGCTAAATGTCAAACGAAACATGTTGAGTTCTACACTTTTTTTGATTAGAATGATTCTAGCAACTCACTCACATCAAAGCCGAGAAAAACATTTTACTATTTACAACACTGAGTTTCAACTGCAATTCTATCTTCTTCCAGAATTAATCCTTCACTTTACAGTGAGATATTCTTGTTAAACTCCCTGATAAGTCAAAACTGTGCACTGGACCAGCACTTTGCCTTGCCTTCATGGCTATGTTCTTACTGACTGAGCTATTCAGTTTGTGACCCAGAACCACAGTTTCAAATAGCAAAATTTAAGCTTGCAGGCAGATCACGAGTTACACTCAGCTTTATCAGTAAAAGCACTGCCTGTGAAAAATAAGGGACCAGGTTGGAGTCCGTGTCTGCATAGACCTAAATCTTTCTGGCTAGTAAAAACAAACAGTCTCCATTTCTCACACACTCTAACCTCTGAATGCTCACAATCCACAAATTTTTCATGTAATTACTCATACATATTTAGTATGCAGACTTTGTACTTTTGTAATTCAtttattaaaaacatgaaaaataattccCTATAAACCATAACTGAACAGCTAGATGTCTACAACTTTCCAGGAATCATGTCCACCACCGTAAGTGGCAATtattaaagaaaagaagaaaatgtacTTAACAAACATAAAGCACCCTTAGGAGGTATTGGGCAAGAACTGGAAACATGCTTTCATACCAGATACCTGTTCCAAAATAATGCATGCATGTCACTTACATTGATATCCTTTGCAGAATCAAGAGATATGCAGGAACTTTAAATTCTTTTGAACATTGCATAATGTTGTCTCAAACTGCATCTGTTAACTAAAGGTGAGAACAATCGCTCCAAAACACTATCTCAAACTGTTCAGAGAGAAAACTAgatttttctctacagttttcaatTGTTTTGACAATATTCATCACAAAACTGGACCAATATTTATTGTTCACAGTCGCTAGCAGCAAGAATCTGGCTTCTAATTGTCACTGGCAAAAATGCTTAAGGTCCCTGATAGATGCCATAGAAACAGATGCAATTTTGAGACAGCCACTCACCTCTGGGAGAGTATATGTTCTTGCCATTAGCAGCAGGTGTGTTATCCAGCTCATCACCAAAGCCAAGGTTAGATTTAGATTTCAATGAATATGGAGTAACAGGTTTCGTGGTCACTTCACCAAATAATCTATTGTGGGTATCATTACCAGACTTTACACGAGCAGGTGTAGTATTAACAGATTCTGGTTCAACGAATAATGATGACTGCATATAATTGGTGCGGCGTTTGGGGCTCTGATCCACAGGTGCAGTCCCAAAAATATCACTTGATCCTCCACCTGGTGGTTTCAGTACCCTGCAA
This sequence is a window from Schistocerca nitens isolate TAMUIC-IGC-003100 chromosome 3, iqSchNite1.1, whole genome shotgun sequence. Protein-coding genes within it:
- the LOC126248020 gene encoding microtubule-associated protein Jupiter-like isoform X2, whose protein sequence is MAVYAAYRHIELDNVGYGKKRVLKPPGGGSSDIFGTAPVDQSPKRRTNYMQSSLFVEPESVNTTPARVKSGNDTHNRLFGEVTTKPVTPYSLKSKSNLGFGDELDNTPAANGKNIYSPREVRRNPVTGDGIESADGLNRNVRRRINKFLGEGTTTNGVKEASVANGNDNANETTNINANVNNENTAASASAASAPAASAPAASTATSSPARAATAPQRSRVPPGGFSSGLW
- the LOC126248020 gene encoding microtubule-associated protein Jupiter-like isoform X4; the protein is MVLKPPGGGSSDIFGTAPVDQSPKRRTNYMQSSLFVEPESVNTTPARVKSGNDTHNRLFGEVTTKPVTPYSLKSKSNLGFGDELDNTPAANGKNIYSPREVRRNPVTGDGIESADGLNRNVRRRINKFLGEGTTTNGVKEASVANGNDNANETTNINANVNNENTAASASAASAPAASAPAASTATSSPARAATAPQRSRVPPGGFSSGLW
- the LOC126248020 gene encoding microtubule-associated protein Jupiter-like isoform X3, with product MTSTSFNVGLDGSSRNSSKVLKPPGGGSSDIFGTAPVDQSPKRRTNYMQSSLFVEPESVNTTPARVKSGNDTHNRLFGEVTTKPVTPYSLKSKSNLGFGDELDNTPAANGKNIYSPREVRRNPVTGDGIESADGLNRNVRRRINKFLGEGTTTNGVKEASVANGNDNANETTNINANVNNENTAASASAASAPAASAPAASTATSSPARAATAPQRSRVPPGGFSSGLW
- the LOC126248020 gene encoding microtubule-associated protein Jupiter-like isoform X1 codes for the protein MSVKPPGGECHDLFGADCKGSPGHLRVLKPPGGGSSDIFGTAPVDQSPKRRTNYMQSSLFVEPESVNTTPARVKSGNDTHNRLFGEVTTKPVTPYSLKSKSNLGFGDELDNTPAANGKNIYSPREVRRNPVTGDGIESADGLNRNVRRRINKFLGEGTTTNGVKEASVANGNDNANETTNINANVNNENTAASASAASAPAASAPAASTATSSPARAATAPQRSRVPPGGFSSGLW